The genomic region TGCGCACAGTACAGAAAGAAATTGTACGACTTGCGGCAAAATATGTATTTGCGATGAGAAAGAGAAAGACCAGCAGAAATCAGGCGAAAGATTGAAGTCATACCGGTGTAGCGAGTGTAATAAATCCTTTGAGAAGGAAGTGAAGTTGCAAAAACATACAAGGATACATGAACGCGCTAGGGAGCAACAGGACGTGAATTTTAAACGATTTTTATGTCATATATGCAGTAAGACTTTTAGGCAGAATACAGGTCTTATGTTTCATATGAGAACGCACACTGGATACAAGCCTCATGTATGTAAATATTGCGGAAGGGGATTCACGTCTAATTCCAATTGTATCAATCACGAAAGGACTCACACCGGCGATAGACCATTCGTTTGTCATTTCTGTAGCGCAGCTTTTGCCAAGTCGTGTACTCTTAAAGCACACATTACGACGCACACCGGAGAAGCAAATTATCATTGTAAAACTTGCGGTAAATCGTTCAGAAGATTGAAGTACTTGAAGGAGCACAAGTTCACGCATACGGGTGAAAAGCCATACGCTTGTAAGATATGCGGCACGGCGTACAGTCATTCCGGTAGTTTATTTGTCCACGAGAAGAAGTGTAAAGCGCAGTACAACAGCTATCAGCCTAACACGACGCAAAATACGCAAAATACCTATTGTGATTCTGAGACATCATCGCCAAATGCAACCCCTATCATCACGGTTTTACCACAGGTGCATTTAACTAATGCTAACGCGATTCATTcacaaagtaacaaaacttacaTTGATAATATTCCGAGATTAAACTCTCAGACTATTACTAATATGAATACGGTTCATACGTCGGATTTACATGTCCATCCGAATTCAgatatttctgatgtttctttagCTGTAAAGAGCTTTGCGCTTATCGGGCAAATGTTTCAATCGTAAATGGAAACGTGAATGATTGAATTGCAAATCGACATATTTCTgtgataaatttttattttacacgcgcataaatatatttccattattaattaaaatgaaatGTATTTCTCATTgacgaaaaagaagaaataaataagtctgcaaatgtttcttcgttgtacttttaagaagcattttacctatttgttatatatattttacatattgtaaatatcTTACATATTGTAAAATATCTAAAATATGCGAATGCGTGcgtttaaataaaaaaagaaatggtCACCTTCATTCTATATAGCTTCTTATTAGGCACAGATACGCATGAATACGACCCTTGGTTGTAAAGTAATCTTAACGTATATGTAATTGTCGACTCGCCTTCAATATGGTGAATCCATGTAACGTAGCATCTTTTTTGTATGAAATTCACAAAGTACGATGAAGTGTTACGAAGATGGTGAAATGTGTCGTTTTTTAaaaatgatatgtgatatcgtTGGCTTTTGATTTATACAAATTGTGCTCAAACCATCCGGCTATCTTTTCTTTAACTATCTATATGCTGCAAGTTATGTTAATAGTAGTTCTTGAAATTGATTTAGTAATACCGCAGAATGCAGTGAACGTTCGATAGATTAAACGATATTTACgagataaatttatattaaaccATTTCTATTTAATCGACTCATCAATGCGTAACGTTTTAATCTAACAACGAGATTACAACCACCCACTGAATTGTTGGATAAAGATGTTATTCATGCGGTGAAAATTTGTACGTTGCACGTGAAAAACTATGTGGCCAGAAATAGTGGAATACTTAAAAGATGCGTCTTTAGTAGCAAAAATACAGAATTATTTTGGTGTTGAGATACATTACACGCAAGATTCGATAGAACATTGCAAGAATAATTTATCTACAGAGGCGCGCGCTAGTAGTCCCCGAAATCTTGAGCACATTTCGAATAGCTGCCAGTTAAAATTTAAGGAATCGAAGGAAAATGGTTTTATTACGACGGGAAAAAGATCTGTTGACGCGACGAAAACGAATACACGTAACACAAGTGACAAACAAAACCAGTCGTCGATCGTTAATAATTCGAATTATACTATAACTAACTACTTTTGGTATTATCTGTTCTTATTTGGAACAAACTTAGGGGATGAAATATTTTATTCTACATTTATACCTTTTTGGTTTTGGAATATCGATGGTGCTGTAGGCAGAAGAGTTGTTTTAGTATGGGCTATTGTTATGACAATAGGTacgttatcgtgttttaaaaatttTGAGTTTCAAGTATCGTAACTACATACATTATCGGAATGTTTGTACAGGTCAGATATTAAAAGATGTTATACGCTGGGCAAGACCGTCGTGTCCACCAGCAGTTCGATTACAATCAAAGTGGTCAGAGGAATACGGAATGCCATCTACTCATGCCATGATTGGTATTTCAATTCCATTCAGTGTAGTATTATTTACAATGAATAGATATATTTATCCTGTTTCTATTGGCTGGACAATTGCTATTCTGTGGTAAGTGATGTGTGTTATTCTTCGACAATAGGCTGATTCAAAATTAACAAAAGATTTTAACTGTCGTTATTTATTTAAAAGGTGCGTACTTGTGTGTATGAGCAGACTCTATTTGGGTATGCACACAATATTGGATATTCTGGCAGGTATAATATTAGCTGTTGCATTAATGATTCCGTTAATACCATTGGTAGATAATACggattattatatcctttcgAATATTTGGGCTGTAGCAATTTTGATTGCCATTAGTATAGttgttataatatattatccatGTAGTAAAAAATGGACACCAACCAGGTAATAAACAAATCAACTTTGCATTTTATGTACGTACAAAAGGGACAATTATGTATAACTAGTGGTTTTCTTTTTATTGTAGAGGTGACACAACTATGGTCGTGTCTGTTACCACTGGAGTTCATTTGGGAGCATGGCTTAATTACAATACAGGAGCTATGTTAGCTCCTACAATATCACCACCATATCACATTATATGGCCATCTTATTCAATGTTCGGCTGCATGATACTTAGAACGATACTTGGATTTAGTTGTATCCTTGTTATAAGATCTGGTTGTAAATCTCTTAGTTATAGAATAATGTGTGCCATACTGAATATTAATTCTAAGGATCTTATGAAAAGTAAAAATTATTTGGAAGATAAGAATAAGGTTCTTGTTGATCTAGTCCACAAATATGTGACTTGTTTTATGATAGGTATAAATACAGTGTATTTCTTACCAAATATATTTTCCATGATTGGAATACAACGGCCGACATTTTACACGGAAATATAGAGTACCATTTTTAATTGTGAAAATGGCGCACTTCTTAACTTTATGAATTTTCTTTAGTACAGTGTGTTAGAATATTGAATTATTGTTGTTGTATAAAATCATTCCAACTCCAGGGTttgtgatattgtttttatataCATAAATTACTGCTATACATTTCTGTTGCAATGTATTGGTCAGGAGTTCGCTACTACTTTATGTACCGAAAAGCATAAATTTTGCATTGTACTTGTTGACTAAATTTCCATTGTATTCATTAAAATTCTACTTTTATGGATAAAAGAACTAGATTGCAATAGTGTGGATAATAAATTTTATACTTTAGCTTTTATTTCCAATATAAATAAGTGTTACAATGTGTTTTTTGttaaaagaaaataattaatTGAATTTAATTGTTTGAATATTATCTGAAATGCTTTCCACAGGCATATCTAATCTTAATATCTGTAAAAATACGAACAAAATATGTTGTAAGGTAATATagtttataataaaata from Xylocopa sonorina isolate GNS202 chromosome 2, iyXylSono1_principal, whole genome shotgun sequence harbors:
- the LOC143433028 gene encoding sphingosine-1-phosphate phosphatase 2, with translation MWPEIVEYLKDASLVAKIQNYFGVEIHYTQDSIEHCKNNLSTEARASSPRNLEHISNSCQLKFKESKENGFITTGKRSVDATKTNTRNTSDKQNQSSIVNNSNYTITNYFWYYLFLFGTNLGDEIFYSTFIPFWFWNIDGAVGRRVVLVWAIVMTIGQILKDVIRWARPSCPPAVRLQSKWSEEYGMPSTHAMIGISIPFSVVLFTMNRYIYPVSIGWTIAILWCVLVCMSRLYLGMHTILDILAGIILAVALMIPLIPLVDNTDYYILSNIWAVAILIAISIVVIIYYPCSKKWTPTRGDTTMVVSVTTGVHLGAWLNYNTGAMLAPTISPPYHIIWPSYSMFGCMILRTILGFSCILVIRSGCKSLSYRIMCAILNINSKDLMKSKNYLEDKNKVLVDLVHKYVTCFMIGINTVYFLPNIFSMIGIQRPTFYTEI